CCCCTCGGAGCCGATCCGGAAGTGAGAGATGCGACAGTTGGCCGCGTAACTCGAGTCGATGTGGACGGTGCCCCCGCCCTTGCCGCCGGGCGCGGAGGCGTAGATGCCGTTGTCCGAGAACGCCTGTACGTTGACGCGCTCGAAGTCGATGTGGCCGCTGTGCTCGGGGCTGACCCAGATGGCAGTCTCGGCCGTCGAGTGGCCGGCGTTGGTGCTGCCGTCCCCGAGGTAGACGTTCTCGAACGTGCTCGTGTTGCCGCCGGTGTCCGAGACGCCGAAGACGGCGCCCGGCTTGCCGACGTCGAGTTCCCCTTTGACCGCGACGTTGCGGATCGTCCAGTCGGTGCCGTGGGCGGCGACCGTCACGCGGGCGCCGGGAGCGGTGCAGTCGAACAGAACGTTCTCGAACGTTTCGCCGCTCTCGACCCGGATGGTCCGGTCCTCGCCCGCCGAGATCGTGATGGTCTCGTACTCCTGCTGGGCGGCCGCGGTGCCGGCCACCGCGGCGGACGACGCGCCCACCGCGGCGACGGCCGCCAGCGAGCGGACGTACGAGCGCCGCGTTAACCGCGAATTACGGCCGGCGGTCGGGAGGGACGCGTCTTCGGTCGTAGGGGGTTCATGCGGCATTGCGTCCGGGTAATAAGCAGTTGGGCCCATAAACTTTTCCTTATTGACGGGGTTAAAATTTACTGAAGATTTTTAGATCTATATGGAACCGCTAGCAAACTATGACGGTTCGTGCGTGAACGAACGACCGTCGGGTCCGGTCGACCGTCGGGACCGCGCGAACGAAAACCGTCTATTACGCGGGCGGTGGAGCCGTTCCGAACGAGTAATAGACTATTATCGGCCGGTTTCGCGGTTCGGGGCGGACGATCAGCGGGTGTCCTGTTCGGCGAACGTGACGGTCCAGTTCCGCGGGTCCGCGATGGCCCGGTCGGCGACGGTCCACTCGTGGCCGTCGTCGGCGGCGATCGGGTAGGTCACCTGGGTCGTTCGGACGGTGAACTCCGACAGCGGCGGCGACTCGTCCGACCGGAAGCCGAACCGCGCGAGGAGGTCCCGCGGGACCGCCCGGCCGCTCGCCGCGAGCAGGTCGGCGTCGCGTTCGTCCTCGACGATCCGCTCGACGATCGCGACCAGTCCCTCGCGCCTGCCGTCCGCCTCGGCGAGCGGGACGACGTCGGTGAGACACGTCACGAGGGCCCCGTCGCGGACCTGCGTCCCGGCGATCACCCCAGCGATCGGTTCGCCGCCGCGGCGTGCGACGTAGGCGTCGTACTCCCACTTCGGGTTCTCGAACCGCCAGCCGTAGAACGTCTCGTTCCGGTTCGCGTGGAGCGTCGGCGGGACCGACCGCTCGTAGAGGTCGACGAAGACGCCGACCGGGACGTCGTCGAACCGCTCGACGGTGACGCCGCTCGTCCGGGGAGCGGTCGCCTCGCGCCCGCGCAGGTACAGTCCCATCGGCCCCCGCGAGAGTTTCGCCAGTAGCCGCAGGCGGTCGTCCGCGCCGTCGCCGATCAGGGCGTCGGGGTGCTGGACGCGGTAGAACGTCGGCACCTCCTCGACGATCCGCCAGCCGTGTTTGAGGCTGCCGTTGAGCGTGGCCTCGTTCGGGAAGTTGAAGAACAGCGACGGGTCGCGGTCGCGGTACCGTTCTTTCATCCGCTCGGTGGTCCGCGAGTACAGTCCCCGCCGGCGATGGTCGGGGTGGACCATGACGTCCGCCGGCTGGAACCCCCGCAGCCTCCGGTCGCCAGCGCGCAACTCGAGGGCGAAGCAGGGCTTCGTCCCGACGACCTCGCCCTCGAACGTCGCGAGCACGATGGGGACGTGGTCCGCGTAGGGGTTCTCCTCGTACTTCCAGCGGAACCACTCGTCGTTCCGGTCGCCGAGCACGAGGTCGTACAGGTCGAGAAAGCCCTCCCGGTCGCGGGCCTCGTAGGGCCGGATCACGTAGGGGTCGTCCCCGGCGTCTACGTCCGCGCGCTCGCTTTCGGTCTCGGTCGTCGCCTCCGCCGCGTCGTCGCCGGGCTGTGAGCGTTCGGTGGCCATCGTGTCCTCGTTCGGATCAGTCCTCGGGCGTGCCGCCGTCGGAGACGCCCACCTTGCCGGAGTCGCCCTCGACGACGC
The Salinilacihabitans rarus DNA segment above includes these coding regions:
- a CDS encoding GNAT family N-acetyltransferase, whose product is MATERSQPGDDAAEATTETESERADVDAGDDPYVIRPYEARDREGFLDLYDLVLGDRNDEWFRWKYEENPYADHVPIVLATFEGEVVGTKPCFALELRAGDRRLRGFQPADVMVHPDHRRRGLYSRTTERMKERYRDRDPSLFFNFPNEATLNGSLKHGWRIVEEVPTFYRVQHPDALIGDGADDRLRLLAKLSRGPMGLYLRGREATAPRTSGVTVERFDDVPVGVFVDLYERSVPPTLHANRNETFYGWRFENPKWEYDAYVARRGGEPIAGVIAGTQVRDGALVTCLTDVVPLAEADGRREGLVAIVERIVEDERDADLLAASGRAVPRDLLARFGFRSDESPPLSEFTVRTTQVTYPIAADDGHEWTVADRAIADPRNWTVTFAEQDTR